The Salmo salar chromosome ssa19, Ssal_v3.1, whole genome shotgun sequence DNA window actggtgttttgcgggtactatttaacgaagctgccagttgaggatttgtgaggcgtccgtttctcaaactagacactctaatgtacttgtcctcttgaacagatgtgcaccggggcctcccactcttctttctattctggttagagccagtttgcactattctgtgaaggaagtagtacacagtgttgtacgagatcttcagtttcttggcaatttctcgcatggaatagccttaatatCTCAGAACAGGAGTAGATACTAAAAACATGTCAGCCGTCACTATGGTAAATCAGCCATTTAGTGGCCTAATTCATTGGCAAATGCTACAAGACACTCTTTCAAGATGGCATACATTTTTCCCCTTCATTTTGCAGGGTATGCATTCGAACGTAGTGTGAAGTTAAATTTTTTTGTCGTTCTTTGCTGCACGGCCCTTAAGCTgaagtgcgtgtgtatgtgtgcgagtGTGCAtgcctctgtgtgtttgtgttattgaTGACTATCCTCTCCCTGTCAGATACAATATGTTTATCATCATGTACCCTCTCGGAGTGGCCGGAGAACTCCTGACTATTTACGCTGCTCTGCCGTTCGTTCGCAAAACCGGAATGTTGTCCATGAGGCTCCCCAACAAGTATAACGTCTCCTTCGACTACTACTACTTCCTCATCATCGTTATGCTCTCCTACATCCCATGTAAGCAGCTACGTACAGCGTGTTTGTATGTTCAGCCTATAGCTGGATGTTAGTTACTCATGGGTGTTGATTGTCTCTTGTTTTGACAAGCAGAATTGTTCAGGAGTTCAGTAGTTTGTGATGGCTGTTGTTAAATTGGAGGTTTTGGGGTAGTTTGTGATAGCTGTTGTTAATTTGGGTTGTTTGGGTTACGTTTGTGGTGGCTGTTGTTAATTTGGGTTGTTTGGGTTACTTTTGTGGTGGCTGTTGTTAATTTGGGTTGTTTGGGTTACGTTTGTGGTGGCTGTTGTTAATTTGGGTTGTTTGGGTTACGTTTGTGGTGGCTGTTGTTAATTTGGGTTGTTTGGGTTACGTTTGTGGTGGCTGTTGTTAATTTGGGTTGTTTGGGTTACTTTTGTGGTGGCTGTTGTTAATTTGGGTTGTTTGGGGTAGTTTGTGGTGGCTGTTTTGGGTTAATTTGGGTTGTTTGGGGTAGTTTGTGGTGGCTGTTTTGGGGTATTTTGGGGATGGTTTGGGTTGTTTTGGGTTGTTTTGGATAATTAGTAGGACCCAGTGTTTGATGGTTAAGTGCCTTTCACTCTTTGAAGGCTTTTTGTTAAAATATTGATCTGGACCGGATAATTCTTTAGATTGGTGGGtaaaatctctgtctctctcctagtgttCCCACAGCTCTTTTTCCACATGCTCCGTCAGAGGAGAAAGGTTCTTCTTGGGGAGATCATAGTGGAGAAGGACGAGTAGAGCCGCCTCACAGTCCAGCACCTGGCGTTCGTTTTGGAACAGCGAGCCCAAGTTCTCCACACTGCAACGCAAGTGACCGGGAGAGTCAGACCACTACAGACATCACGGGATTAACCAAGTAATAATCACGGAAACAGGATTATGACATTCACCACAATAACCCAACTGGAATAAATACAAGATAACTCATTACCCAACAGGAATAACCTTCATCAGAATCATCACGAACAGACATCAGTCAACCAGAAGAATCATTACAGAACAGGAATAGTCAGCGGAATAGTCATTCATGTGGAAAAAGGAATAAGTACAATCTATAGCTTGAATAATCATCATCATCGCAAAACTGGAACACTGTCCCAGTGCAGATAGCTagatccccagagagagagagagagagagagcactgattCCACTAGCCAGCATGGCCACAACATGCTGTCCTAAACCTCTGCAACCTGATAGCATACTGCACTGATTACCTGCTCTCAACTGCAACAGTACAATATTGGAAGGCGCTTGCTGTGCATTGGGTCAACCACACAGCAGATACATACTGAACCCACCATCAGTACAACATACAGTGAGTTTGAGGGAACCAGGGACGGGTGATATGTATGAAAGGAGGGATGAGGCCCCTGagcagttttttttttcttttaaattggaaatacatttttttaagcaTTTTTAAGCGTTTTCCACCACAGTGATTTTATACATAAATAGCATGTTGCAACAATGACTAGACAGAAGCTCAAAAAAGAGAAAAAGTTCTGCATAGACATATTATACCTCGACAATAAATATGCTGCTTCCTCGGAGTATGTGTGTTGTAATTTATTTGACAACAATGAAATGTGAAACGCTACCGTTAGTAGGTTATTTTATGCACAGATCGGCTCATTTGAAGAATTACTTAATTTATTCACATATCACATAATTGGCAATTCTATGGTTTTTAACAGTAAAACACTTGTATTGAATGTTATTAGTACTTTAGGTGTAGCTTAGACTAaacaaatatttttgttgttgctttgctCAGCTCTAATGTTCTCTCCATGTTGTTTTAATGTTTACCAAGAgctcagtcaaatgtatttacaagTGTACATCTTAAACAAGGTTGAATCTTTGCAGAAAAACGCTTTCTTTTGAAAGTTCAAGCCAACATAGGAGACACGCAGAGAAGATACGAGATAATACATTATATCTGAGCACTCACAGTCTTCAGTTAGTCACTGTTTTGTTCTTTAAGTTTAAAAATCTGTGTTCAGGATCCATTGTCCTTGTTGGTAATGTACTGGTAGTTAGCGTTAGATTCCCTCTACTAAAAGGTGCTACTGTGTCAGATCGTTTCAATCTTCTGTGCAGCTGAAAGGGTAGATTGGGATTGGGGTCATCTAATTGTATGCACTGCGATACCTAACGCTGTGGTACAGTGTGCTGAATGAATCAATATCATGCTATGAATCAGGGCTAGACAAGAAGGAAAGAAACAATAAAATTCAATGTCAAAAATCACTGGACTATTATTGTTTGTCCAGTCACAAATGTACGTGTGgcgatacagtacagtatcatgGATCCGAGGATGGAATTAACTTCCTGGCACCATAAAGGCAAATGTACCTCTGGTATGAGCTCCAGTAAAACAGACTTGCTGCGTTCCAGGCGGACTACATTGCACTGCCAGAACTCACAACACCTGGATAGGTGTTCAGCAGCCACATAATAACCACATCATGTGATATAGCAATCTGATGCCTGACTGCTCAGTCGATGGCGTGGTATTGGTTGATGTAACGCAACGCCTGCAATGTAGTCATCCTGGAACACGACCAGTAGGGTTGTTatggtcatggaattttggatgctGTAATGGCCAGCCAAATGACCACGGTCTCCGTAATAACCATTAGAATAGTAGCAAAATTTTTATAAAATTTTTTTAGACccacattttctcctctccttcgtTACTCCTGATCACATGTGCTGCCATATAAATAGAACGACTAGAATGGGTGTCCTCaatcaagtcaatgatggcatatgggtggactggcggccattgTGAGTGTACAcataggagcaaagcaggaagtaaaagcaggaagtaaaagcaggatgtgctgtgatttgttgattcaaaCTCAACTGACgttacaaaaaatacattccattgcatgagccacatcagctaacatcatttgaatgaacattatAAATTACCATGACaattattgcatcacaataccaggcagccattgcgagtTTACCCATGAGTTCatcagtcaaattgccagggttaaaGGTTCCAAGCCCGTTCTATTCTTCCTATTTCtatgtgtgctgctgctgcattTTGGGCGGCGTCGtgcgcaaccattggttgatgcaatgcAACGTTTGcaatgtagtcagcctggaacgTGACCACAGACTATTGCTACTTTGTGGAAAGTTCACGCTCATACAACAATACAGGCACCATAAGCAAACATACAGTACCCTAAAGAAACACTAACATGTACACTTGTGCAATCTTGACTTACAACCAAGCAGACTTTCTGACTGTTATGTGTAAATACATCATTTATTCAAATTCATGTGTATAATaacatagttatatatatatagctagacAGTTCTTGAGGTTTGAGAAAGGACTGGTGTTCCTCAAGGATAGCATATCAGCGACatttcttcatttttttgcgcaTCATTTTGCACCTTACATAATTGTGGAACTAGACTTTAAACCGTGAAAGGCACTGTGGTGATTCCCATTGGCACTGCTAAAATAATGATCTACATTGAAAAAAACTGCAATATGAAAATATACATTCAGATAATCAGATATAAATGGACTAAAGTCGTACAAAAAACAGCATTAAAAACAATGAGACCAATCTATGAGTCAATTACTTGGGTCATTATTTAAAAACAATATGGATCCTCTCAGCTCTTGATTGTCATGTTGTTGTAATGCAAATGCTGGAAATAATGGTCTGGATTCACTTTGGAGGATAGCTGAATGTGGCCACTAGAGGGGGAAAGCTCAGTGAATGCAGCCTTAGTCCCGATTCAGGCATGTGCAGTTTGTCCCTCGTCTCTCTCCATGCAGCATATCCATGCAAAAGTGTGTCAGAGGGCTAGTTACACTTGTGGGTGGAACATAATGTTGCTCACCACACCGCCTCTGATTCACCgtgcttctttttcttcttccccAGAGGGCGCTATAACCCTGGAGTTTTTGCTGTAGAAAATGATATCACTTATAGATTATACAAATATTTTTGAATGCAAACAATATAACTATGACTTAGACAGAAAAACCAATGCGGATAGAAAActtcagagacagacaaacagacacacaaagagacaggCAGACGGATACTCACAGCTCTCCATGGCTTTCTCACAGATGTAGCTGATGAGATCTTCACAGAAGAAATCATTCCACAGTCCCTCGTGGATGAGGCCTGcgcagtcctctcctctctcatgccCGTGGCTCCAGTTGTCTGGCTGGCCCGGCTTCCACTTCCTACAATCACACAGCAGAGTGCACTCACACACTGAATTCCTTCCAACTATAGAAACAAATTCAGTGAGGACAAACCTAACTTCAGACAACTTCCCTTCAGTCACACATTGATGTCAATGCGAGGTCTCAAGTGGATCAGTCTTGTCACTGAGGTACTATACTCACGTGAAGGCAGGTTCGGTTCCATCCAGCCAGTGCCAAACATTCTCCTTCTCCCTATCTGTCAGACCCATCCAGAAGTAGCCCTTTCCAGAGGTCTGCTTCTGCAGCCATTTCTGAGTGAAAACAAGAAAACATGATGTCAGTAATGTCACTAATTTTATGACTGTTCAAACAGATGTGAATTGTATTACAAAAGGCTTATAAGAAGGACTATCACCTGTTCAGCTATATCGTTAATGATCACCATTGACGCAGTCTGGGCATCGCAGCTTTTCTTTGCATCGTCAAAGTTGTGCAGCTCCCTGGAGAAGTGGTAGCATTTGTCTCTGAAGCCAACCCACTCACGAGGACAACCTGAAGTTAATTTGGTTATATTTTCAAACTATCACCAATTAACTCATGTCCTGTCAACTCATAGGTGGTGTTGACAGAGTGATACAGAGATATTAATGGTGTATAAAGAGTATTATGAGTGAGTCTTACCTGGGGCCATCACTGTAGGGGCCGGGGAGTCACtcttcagagagacagaggccaaaggcactgctgctactgctgcaggTCGGGCAGGATGTCCTGGTAGTCCAGGTGGCCCTGGGGCCCCCTGGGGCCCCATcactcccctgggtccctgtacCCCAGCCGGCCCCACCTGTCCTAGGTCTCCCGGCGGTCCCTGGGGCCCCTGAGGACCGGGCTGTCCGTCTCTCCCAAGGAGCCCAGCCGTTCCTGGCTCACCCTTCGCCCCCGGAGGTCCTGCCCTGCCGCCTGACCCTCGGGAGCCCTTTGAACCTGGGTTTCCCCGTGAGCCTTGTTGACCTTTGGAACCTGGTAGTCCCGGTGGTCCTGGAGATCCCTTCTCTCCACGGAGCCCCTGCACCCCAGGCCCACCTTTAtcccctttctcccccttctGACCGGCCTGACCGGCCGCTCCCTGGGGTCCTTTGTCTCCCCGCGGGCCTCTGGGACCAGGTGGACCTGAAACAAGAAACAATATGTTTTCTTTTGAAACGTGTCTGTTCAACTGTATACTGTTTACAACACACTTCTACGTGAACAAAATAAAAAGCTACTATTTAGTGTGTGCCCTCACCCTGGAGAATGGTGAAGTTGGTGATTAGCTGTGAGTGCTTGCTGTCCACTAGTTTCATCTCCTCCATGACTATGGAGAGGCTGGTGACCTCCTTGTCGAGGCGGGCCGCCAGGTCGTCCTGCTGCAACCTTAGCGTGCTGGTGTCCGACCTCACGTCCAAAACCGTGGAGTTCAGGTCAGCCAGGTAGTCGGAGTGGCGTCCCACCGTCTCAGCGCAGGTGCGCAGCTCGTTGAGGTTGAGATTGATGGCGCCCAGGAGTTGGGTTGTAAAGCTGATGTTGCCAGTCACACGGTCAATGCTCCCCTCCGACTCGTCCAGGCGTATCTCCAGCTGGTCGAACTTGGAGGAGGTGAGGTTGTCATGGTCCCTCTGCTGGTCCATGATCTCCCTGAGGGTCTGGTCGTGGTTCTCCGCCAGGCTGGAGGTGTTCTGTAGCTGTCCGGACAGCGAGGCCAGCTGAGAACCCACGTCCTCCAGAATGTCGTTGTTGGCCTTGGCCAGGACCGAGGCGTTGGAGGCCAGCACCTGGAGGTTCTGCACCTTCTCCCGCAGCCAATCTGCGTCCGACTTAGTCTGCCTGGCCGTCTGCTCTATACTCTGGAAGTCATTGCGGATCTTCTGGATTGCCTGGCTGGTGTCGTCCACTGACCTCTGCAAAGCCAAGATCAGGCCCCTTTGTTGTGCCTGGGTGAGGTTGAGATTCCCGATGCTGAACAGGGCCTGGCTCTGCTGCCGAACCTGCTCCTGGAGCTCCGTCTGCAGCCGAGCCGTGTCGTCCTGAAGACCCTCCATGGTGCCGCCGTAGGCCTGCAAGGTGCCATTGACGGACCTCAGCATGGCTGTGTTGGCATCCAGCAGACCCTGGATGGAGCCCTGGCTGCCTTGCATGTCCTGGCCAGCATCCTGCAGACGACCCAGGGCTGCCCGGTTACTACTGCTCCTTTCAGCCACCTCGGACAGCTGCCTCTGCAGAGCCCAGATGTTGTTCTTAAAGGCCTGGATTTCTGTGGTGGTGTTCTCCGACTTCTCGCCAGTCTGGTCATCTGGGAACATGGGATGAAATTGACTTGGACTTTGTAACTGAGAGTTGGATGAAGTTACACTTCTCTCAATGATGAATGTTTCTAAAAACAGCTATTCTGATTAATTTGATATATTCAAGATAATGCATAGACCCATAATACAAGGGATACTGTATGATCAACTGGCTAGCGTATATGCTCCGTACTGCTGTGACCATGTGGTAGGTAGGGGTGAAACTCACCTAGCTTTTTCAAGTCTGTTTCCACAGCAATGATCTTCCCCCCATAGCTCTCGATACCTTCGGACACATTGTCAACCTTTTGCACCACtgcaaaacaaacaacacaacacgaTCAGGGTTAGGTCTTCAGCACAGTTGTTGGCTCCATACAATATTAACAGTCTGAGAAGGATGGGCAGAATAGCCTGAAACTATACAAAAGGGATCAGAAAGGATACTTATGAAAACTCACTCAGACACAATATATAAGATATCATATAAGATGTACATTTATCTGGTGGGTATGTAATAATGGTTGCCTCGGCAATCACAAGCTCTAAGATTAGGAAATGGTAATGTAATACACAATAACGTCTCAATGACTTGGTGTGTCCATGAAGACTGAGCATGAGACACTGAAGACACTGGAAAATGAGTGCAGAGGGGGTGGGTGGTCAGAGGGAGTAGGATCTGGAGATGATCAAAGTGGGGCAGAGACAGAGGGACCCTGGGGGACAGGAAGAGACCCAAGTGGGGGTCCTCAGTAAACAGGGGGTTCAAAGCGTACCCTAAGGAGACAGACGCTGCGTCAGGCAGGGTCTTTACGCCCCCACAGGCGACAGGACCCTTCATTTCCTATGGAATGTGTCTGGGAAtcatcccaccaccaccaccacaggctATGGAGGCATCTCTAACCATCTAATTGGAGACCACAGGGGTTCCAACCAGTGGTGAAAACTGCACACCATGCTATTTCTGTTATTTCTATCCTCCACAGGTAAAGACCAACCAACCCATCAAGCTCAAAGACCCCACCATGCTCAACCTTAAATGGGTATAATCATCTATTTTATTCAAGGGCCAAATCATCGTAAAGACACAGGATGAGAAGATTTAGCACcacctcattccctccctctgaCTGAGAGCATGGGAGGACATGGATAGATAGATCCCACTGTTATGACTGGGTGTGTTTCCCTGGGCACGCTGTATGTGCTTATGATCTTCATAGCTTTCAATGTGTAAGGTGTAGTCGCAGAGTACTTTCTACTGTATGCCAGTCACAGACAGTGAGGGGTGAGGAAGCTTTCCAGCAGAGCCCCGCCTGTTtttcatgttattttggcattaatacgtatcaaatatcagtttgcaaacaatgtaaaaaaaaaaaaaaatctttgagtTAACAAACATTATctattttttgctttcttgagtaaagcaTAGAAAAATggaggtgtttcagcctagctcagtgctttctgtggtggaggggcagacagaggaaaatacggagcgtaggggttggtaatgttctttaGTTGTGCCataattggctcagtgttctgtcactcatggggacactatgtcactgcaaaatctgtgggtagagctcgaaaattcaagccccttgggcgCTGCCAtacatttacattagaagtgcccatccatgaaggctcaaggtcattggccacggataaaattacatcaaatcacgttatatctaccgtagctttgattggactgatcatgtcaacatcatactttcaaaatcttagctagcaagctagacaagcagtcgtCTTCATGCATGAAGTCaccaatctactggcaaatccttttcaatcattGTCACATGAAGAGAAATGATAGATAAaactcatcggccattggacataaacattacacaacaagttggaaatcgctaaTTCAAAAATGAGTGCTAAGGCGCCACTGCAGCcacgggttcgatcccaggccgtgttacagccggctgtgaccgggagacccatgaggcgacgtacatttggcccagcgtcatctgggttagggaagggtttggccggccgagatgtccttgtctcatcgtgctctagcgactccttttgGCGGGCCGGGTgcgtgtttcctctgacacattggtgcggctggcttccgggttaagcaagaaCTAGTGCAGCTCTCGACCTTCTCCAAGTCCGTAGGAGAGTTGCAACGATAAgacaagattgtaactaccaattggatattacGAAAAAAAAAAGGGTAatgccatgggccagaaaagtttgaatacattggccatgctgtcaatccagcatgacttctgctgtGTTCAAAACTACTGGagactcggaactgggaaatctcagttCCGACATTTCAAGTCGTGATTTCGGTCCTCTTTCTAGAGCCCAAAAGAAGGACcgtcgcgccaccttcctgtttaagtgagcacagcacaacaaggtgagtccaaaaatgtattgtatgctgctgcataaatgatgtaatatgcaaaggtgatactgtatgtttacatgtaGCCAAGAATagaatactaagtgtatgttgtgtagtaagctgttagtagcccatgtgccttaccctaataatttggtagaaaccacatttgtttaacctAGTCAGCCAcataagcaatgttttttttaaggcaataaatgaggctgaatgaactgttttgtttccagacaaggctccgctgatagccaggtgtagcagtggtaagatgttgggactgttgttgggactctgctgttgggacagctttatgtaggccctaacagtttgtgggcaccgtttgtcaccgttatagtccaATTCATTTATTgtttggtgttgtgttgtgtagtggctttgctggcatgcatctaaaaaaagtATGCCCGAACAAGATttatgctaaaatcaccactgaatCTTACATGTTTCTATGGCACAGTTGtaataaaggaaaaataaatacacTACAACATTGCAAGTTAAACATTGTGATAGCCACAACAATGTAGAAGAGGGCTCCGTAATTAAAGTATAGTGATGATAGAACGTCAAACTGACAATGAAAAGGCATCTTTGACTGGAAatgagagacgagagacagagaaacattcTTCAAACCGCCGAGGATGAGTGTACTTTTCTCATTGTCAACAAACAATAGAAAAATGTCTGAAAATAGAAACCCAGAAGTTTCATGCAAGCATTTAATGACTTGCATGTGTTCCATCTATAATTATGGTCAACAAAAAGTCAAGTAGACTGAATCTCTCGATTTGTGCCATATTCGCTTGCATGCATAGCAGGGAATTCATCCCAACAGGACAGTATGTACATTTAGATGGAATTTGTTTCAGGTGAGTGTCCTGTGTTAGAATCACTCCTACTGTAGCTGATAGCGTTGACTGGGGTCCATATTCACAAAGcggctcagagtaggagtgctgatgttGTTCATAATGAtttaaggcaaaactgatcctagatcagcattcctactctgagacgctttctgAATATGGGCCTGGTATGGGTAGCCTCATAGACGTGTGTGTGGAACGCAGGAGTAAATGCTTCCACATGTTTGAGAAACCGTTTACTACATACACTCACTGAACGTCTAATTCTCCCAGCATCCCTCTCTTTCCAGTACAGGAAACAACGAATCAAAACAACATTCCTTACCATTCACAGACATGTATCCAGACTTGAAACAGAGAGAATATAATTCTGATGGAAAATGGTTTTGTACAGAGTAGACATCCTAATGTTTTGGGAAACTCAAGTTGCCTGTATACGGAAAACAAATGCCACTAGGGATGTACAGTAGCCTTTTCATGGTGGAAAGATGTTTAAAATGTTTACCCTCATAGATGACTATTCGCCCCAAAAtactcaaaaaaaataaaataaataaaataaaaacatatgaACTAGAAAAACACCCTCTCGATTGAAAGAGTAGTATTAGCTCAGAGTGGAGAGGCATGGCCAGTCTGAAATGAAACGTTCCGCTGCAAACTAAATGAGACACATTTCCAGACACCACAAACTACTGTACCACACAGAGCACAAAAGACGCATTCAGCTCAGGTCTGCAGACCAAAACGTACACCTACTGCACATTGTTTCTCTCTataacaattacacacacacacacacacacacacacacacacacacacacacacacacacacacacacacacacacacacacacacacacacacacacacacacacacacacacacacacacacacacacacacacacacttgtttctATGTCTGGGGGACAACCCATGTGGGACCCCATGTGGGACGTGACTCAGCGCTGTGTTTTTAATTGCACTCATCCTCTCTGTTAAACTTTAATCACTTTGGTGTGATGCTCTCTGTACTAATGTATTAAttcctctctgtctagatgttggATTCAAATAGATGTTAATGCAGAACGCTGTGGATAAAAACACAACTTTGGGAAACTCTCTTCTAAGTTATGAAATAATTATCATCCTAAATGACAAACATACGCTACTAGCCTGCTACTCTGGAACGACAGTGATGCTTTACATGGTTTAGCTGAACGCTGGAGAATCACagggagagtacacacacacacacagatggatgcTCTTCGTGGTTGGAATCCATTTTATCCTGCTCAATTATATTTAAATATCTTTAATACTATGTtgatacacgcacgcacgcacacacacactgtataataTCTGGTCCCCAGAGCTATGCCCTAGGCCAGCTGTGCTGCAGCTGTGGTTTCTGGGTGTCATCCCTTCCTcacaatacacacaacacatgcaagcacacgacaaactcacacacacacgcacacacacacacacacacacacacacacacacacacacacacacacacacacacacacacacacacacacacacacacacacacacacacacacacacacacacacacacacacacacacaccctgacacctCTGCTTATTTTTGCTAAAGCTCAATATTATAGCCGAGAATGTAGTGACACATTCCATGTACACAgctggagcagagggagagagagggagaatgcagCATGAGTGCTGAGTGAGGCCAAAGAGAGCGCGAGACTCCCCCTACACCCTCTTATTCTCTTCTCtgattcctctccctcctcatatTCACCTGTGTCTAATCCCTCCCTCATATAGCCTGGGTcgtgtctcaaatgacaccctattccctatagagtgcactacttttgtccagggcccCCATAGGGGACGCAACACTAGTCTTTCCTGCCAGGACAATGTCCGAGAGCTGGAGAAGAGGTTTTCACAGCCTATCATGGAGGTTCTATACTGTAGTTCAGTGGAGATCACATACACACCATAAAGAGATCAGGTGATGAAGCGAGAACATTGCTATGGGTGAGAGTAGAGAGCATAGGGTCAGCTCGATGTTAAGATATCTGGCCACACTTCATCATACACTGcatcctacagtacagaatacagATGTGAAGTGAATAGAACATTGGGGTCTCACTTACGGCTGTTGCGCgtgactgtattaccgccacactggcAGTCCTGAGTCATGAAGGcggtcaaattccacgtgaccgtttagtcacggtaattaggcttctccaagctctgatgctgctgtgtgtgtgtgtgtgtgtgtgatggtcattagtagcctatcaAACTTGCTaattgcctggtactcagcactctattgtccctctaatcactctgacatcaatgcaaatgtaatcaaaaatctaCTCAAAcccttcatgagagcccatgagctctaGTTGCACAACATttatataggctatgcaattgagcgagaaaacagagtgatggcctctattaaataGAGGAGGATcgcatcagctttctataggttaggccgactatatttatttctcaactttcctaataatCAGCACACCTGGCTGGCCTGAAAATGAAAAGCAGGAATTAtgtattttttcccgctgccccggtttcgagacaggtgcgtgataatggtccattctaaatcaaaacaaatttcacacatatattatttggtatacagttgaagtcggaagtttacatacaccttagccaaatacatttaatctcagtttttcacaattcctgacatttaacctgttagggctagggggcagtatttacacggccggataaaaaacgtacccgatttaatctggttattactactgcccagaaactagaatatgcatataattattggctttggatagaaa harbors:
- the LOC106578704 gene encoding collectin-12, which translates into the protein MKDDFADEEEVQSFGYKRFGIQEGTQCTKCKNEWALKTSIALLYVLCTLLTIAVAVLGYKVVQKVDNVSEGIESYGGKIIAVETDLKKLDDQTGEKSENTTTEIQAFKNNIWALQRQLSEVAERSSSNRAALGRLQDAGQDMQGSQGSIQGLLDANTAMLRSVNGTLQAYGGTMEGLQDDTARLQTELQEQVRQQSQALFSIGNLNLTQAQQRGLILALQRSVDDTSQAIQKIRNDFQSIEQTARQTKSDADWLREKVQNLQVLASNASVLAKANNDILEDVGSQLASLSGQLQNTSSLAENHDQTLREIMDQQRDHDNLTSSKFDQLEIRLDESEGSIDRVTGNISFTTQLLGAINLNLNELRTCAETVGRHSDYLADLNSTVLDVRSDTSTLRLQQDDLAARLDKEVTSLSIVMEEMKLVDSKHSQLITNFTILQGPPGPRGPRGDKGPQGAAGQAGQKGEKGDKGGPGVQGLRGEKGSPGPPGLPGSKGQQGSRGNPGSKGSRGSGGRAGPPGAKGEPGTAGLLGRDGQPGPQGPQGPPGDLGQVGPAGVQGPRGVMGPQGAPGPPGLPGHPARPAAVAAVPLASVSLKSDSPAPTVMAPGCPREWVGFRDKCYHFSRELHNFDDAKKSCDAQTASMVIINDIAEQKWLQKQTSGKGYFWMGLTDREKENVWHWLDGTEPAFTKWKPGQPDNWSHGHERGEDCAGLIHEGLWNDFFCEDLISYICEKAMESSKTPGL